One genomic window of Vulpes vulpes isolate BD-2025 chromosome 11, VulVul3, whole genome shotgun sequence includes the following:
- the LOC112912110 gene encoding olfactory receptor 52M1-like, with product MPPLNTSRPFPVTFLLMGIPGLEHLHVWIGIPFCSMYVVAVVGNVTILAVVRAERSLHEPMFFFLCMLSITDLVLSTSTLPRMLCLFWLGAHDIAFDACLAQMFFIHSFTTMESGFFLAMAFDRYVAICHPLHHTTILTHARITIMGIIVVIRGVAFFSPHPILLKQLPYCRTRIIAHTYCEFMAVVKLACVDTGATTRYSLSVASIIGSCDAILTVVSYAFILRSVFSLPSREAGFKALGTCGSHVCVILVFYSTAGFSIFTHRFGKNVPAHIHIFIANMYLLVPPFLNPIVYGVRTKKIREHVLRVLKVNVA from the coding sequence ATGCCTCCTCTCAACACCTCTCGTCCCTTTCCTGTCACCTTCTTGCTGATGGGCATCCCAGGACTAGAGCACCTGCATGTATGGATTGGGATCCCCTTCTGCTCCATGTACGTGGTGGCTGTGGTGGGGAATGTGACCATCCTGGCCGTGGTGAGGGCAGAGCGAAGTCTCCATGAGCCtatgttcttctttctctgcatgCTCTCCATCACCGACCTGGTCCTCTCCACATCCACGCTGCCCCGCATGCTCTGTCTCTTCTGGCTTGGAGCCCATGACATTGCCTTTGATGCCTGCCTGGCTCAAATGTTCTTCATTCATAGCTTTACTACCATGGAATCGGGCTTTTTCCTAGCCATGGCCTTTGACCGTTACGTGGCCATTTGTCATCCACTGCACCATACCACAATTCTCACCCATGCTCGCATCACCATAATGGGTATTATTGTGGTGATTCGGGGTGTAGCCTTCTTTTCCCCACATCCCATCCTGCTCAAACAGCTGCCCTACTGCAGAACACGAATCATTGCCCACACCTACTGTGAGTTCATGGCTGTAGTGAAGCTGGCGTGTGTAGACACAGGAGCCACCACTCGTTATAGCCTCAGCGTGGCTTCTATCATTGGCTCATGTGATGCTATTCTCACTGTTGTATCCTATGCCTTCATTCTCCGCTCTGTGTTCAGCCTGCCATCCCGAGAAGCTGGCTTTAAGGCTTTGGGCACATGTGGATCACATGTCTGTGTTATTCTTGTGTTCTATTCCACAGCTGGCTTTTCCATTTTCACTCACCGTTTTGGGAAGAATGTGCCTGCACACATCcatatttttattgcaaatatgTACCTTTTGGTGCCCCCTTTTCTCAACCCCATTGTGTATGGAGTAAGGACCAAGAAGATACGGGAGCATGTTCTTAGAGTGCTAAAGGTCAATGTTGCCTAA
- the LOC112912111 gene encoding olfactory receptor 52D1-like, with the protein MGLANKSQTSPDTFFLMGIPGLEHLHVWIGIPFCSMYVVAVVGNVTILAVVRAERSLHEPMFFFLCMLSITDLVLSTSTLPRMLCLFWLGAHDIAFDACLAQMFFIHSFTAMESGFFLAMAFDRYVAICDPLRHTTILTHARIAKMGASVVLRGVAFFSPHPILLKQLPYCRTRIIAHTYCEFMAVVKLACVDTGATKRYSLSVASVIGSCDGFFIAVSYVLILRAVFRLPSREASFKALGTCGSHVCVILVFYSTAVFTFLTHRFGHNVAPQIHIFIANMYLLVPPFLNPIVYGIRTKKIRDHVLSSLKVKVT; encoded by the coding sequence ATGGGACTAGCCAATAAATCTCAAACATCTCCAGACACCTTCTTCCTGATGGGCATCCCAGGACTAGAGCACCTGCATGTATGGATTGGGATCCCCTTCTGCTCCATGTACGTGGTGGCTGTGGTGGGGAATGTGACCATCCTGGCCGTGGTGAGGGCAGAGCGAAGTCTCCATGAGCCtatgttcttctttctctgcatgCTCTCCATCACCGACCTGGTCCTCTCCACATCCACGCTGCCCCGCATGCTCTGTCTCTTCTGGCTTGGAGCCCATGACATTGCCTTTGATGCCTGCCTGGCTCAAATGTTCTTCATTCATAGCTTTACTGCGATGGAATCAGGCTTTTTCCTAGCCATGGCCTTTGACCGTTACGTGGCCATTTGTGATCCACTGCGCCATACCACGATTCTCACCCATGCTCGCATTGCCAAAATGGGAGCTTCTGTGGTACTCCGGGGAGTGGCCTTCTTTTCCCCACATCCCATCCTGCTCAAACAGCTGCCCTACTGCAGAACACGAATCATTGCCCACACCTACTGTGAGTTCATGGCTGTGGTGAAGCTGGCGTGTGTGGACACAGGAGCTACCAAACGTTACAGCCTCAGTGTGGCCTCTGTCATTGGTTCCTGTGATGGCTTTTTCATCGCTGTCTCTTATGTCCTAATCCTCCGTGCAGTCTTTCGCCTTCCGTCACGGGAAGCAAGTTTTAAAGCTCTAGGCACCTGTGGCTCCCATGTCTGTGTCATCCTTGTTTTCTACTCTACAGCTGTCTTTACCTTCCTCACTCACCGCTTTGGCCACAATGTGGctccccaaattcatatcttTATTGCCAATATGTACCTCCTGGTACCACCTTTCCTTAATCCCATTGTTTATGGTATTAGGACCAAAAAAATTCGAGACCATGTCCTTAGTTCTCTAAAGGTAAAAGTCACTTGA